From one Humulus lupulus chromosome 8, drHumLupu1.1, whole genome shotgun sequence genomic stretch:
- the LOC133797831 gene encoding GABA transporter 1-like: MEELKENGFDNSQKELDAGAMFVLKSKGSWVHCGYHLTNSIAAPVLLSLPFALGLLGWVGGVLCLTLAALVTFYAYNLLSLVLEHHANQGRRLLRFRDMATDILGPGWGKYFVGPLQLGICFGIVIASTLLGGQSLKFIYLLANPNGEMKLYHFIIMFGSVVLVLAQMPSFHSLRHINLISLLLCLAYSACAAAGSVNIGYSKDAPRRDYSVKGSEKDRIFGTFNAISIIATAYASGIIPEIQATIAPPVQGKMFKGLCVCYSVIALTYFSVGISGYWAFGNQAQGTILANFMGVDKPLLPTWFLVITNAFAVTQVLAVTLVYLQPTNEVFENKFADPKMEQFSTRNIIPRLIFRSLSVIVGTFFAAMLPFFGDLMALFGAFGCIPLDFILPMIFYNVTFKPSKRGLIFWINSVIVAASLVLVGVGSIASVRQIVLDAKTYRLFANM; this comes from the exons ATGGAAGaactgaaggaaaatggattcgaCAATTCTCAGAAAGAGCTTGATGCTGGTGCTATGTTTGTCCTCAAGTCAAAAG GGTCATGGGTTCACTGTGGGTATCACTTGACAAATTCAATAGCGGCCCCAGTCCTTCTAAGTCTGCCATTTGCGTTGGGGTTGCTGGGTTGGGTTGGAGGAGTCCTTTGCCTGACTTTGGCTGCCCTGGTTACTTTCTATGCCTACAATCTCTTGTCTTTGGTTCTTGAGCACCATGCAAACCAAGGACGCCGCCTGCTTCGGTTTCGAGACATGGCTACGGACATTTTAG GTCCAGGATGGGGCAAATATTTTGTTGGGCCACTGCAATTAGGAATATGCTTTGGAATTGTAATTGCTAGCACACTTCTTGGAGGGCAGAGCCTTAAG TTCATTTACTTGCTGGCAAATCCAAATGGGGAAATGAAGCTTTACCACTTTATTATCATGTTTGGAAGTGTAGTTTTGGTTTTGGCTCAAATGCCATCCTTCCACTCCTTAAGGCATATTAACCTCATTTCTCTACTCCTTTGCCTTGCTTACAGCGCTTGTGCCGCCGCCGGTTCTGTAAATATTG GATATTCCAAGGATGCACCTAGAAGAGACTACTCTGTTAAAGGAAGCGAAAAGGACCGAATTTTCGGAACCTTCAATGCCATTTCAATAATTGCTACCGCATATGCCAGTGGAATCATACCTGAAATTCAG GCAACAATAGCACCCCCAGTGCAAGGGAAAATGTTCAAAGGGCTATGTGTGTGTTACAGTGTGATAGCACTAACATATTTCAGCGTGGGAATATCTGGATACTGGGCCTTTGGAAACCAAGCTCAAGGAACAATTTTAGCCAACTTCATGGGGGTTGATAAGCCTTTGCTTCCTACTTGGTTTCTTGTCATCACCAATGCCTTTGCTGTTACACAAGTTTTGGCTGTGACTTTG GTTTACTTGCAGCCAACAAATGAAGTGTTTGAGAATAAGTTTGCAGACCCAAAGATGGAGCAGTTCTCCACTCGAAACATCATTCCAAGGCTGATTTTCCGATCACTATCTGTTATTGTGGGAACTTTTTTTGCAGCGATGTTACCTTTCTTCGGAGATCTAATGGCACTGTTTGGTGCGTTTGGATGCATTCCTCTGGATTTTATACTGCCAATGATTTTCTACAATGTAACATTCAAGCCCTCAAAGCGTGGCCTCATATTTTGGATAAACTCAGTCATAGTGGCGGCTTCATTAGTTTTGGTAGGAGTTGGCTCTATAGCTTCTGTTAGGCAGATAGTTCTTGATGCCAAAACATATCGCTTATTTGCTAACATGTAA